The following proteins come from a genomic window of Terribacillus aidingensis:
- a CDS encoding peptide MFS transporter encodes MDTPATIPQGKKHPKGLYLLFFTEMWERYSYYGMRAVLMLYLTAAAISGGLGMNTQQAALIYGLYTGIIYFTPIIGGYLTDKYIGLRTAITIGGVTMAIGDFTIFLFNNQWGLYIGMLFLIIGNGFFKPNISTHVGELYHPMDKRKDAAFTIFYMGINIGAFFSPLIAGFLAEDLFHTTDAAGIEHFGFKWAFLASSIGMVIGQLIFSLLGKRYLGDIGTKPARTNIAAGSVPAKMTAADKKRTGAVLILAVFIIFFWAGFEQAGTSLTLYTRDFIDRSIGGYTIPVSWFQSVNPLFIVLLAPIISAIWLKLSKSKRGDLRTTTKMSMGMILLGLGFMILVPAVLYTGSDEGNIVHRANILFIVFTYLFHTLGELCLSPVGLSMVSRVAPVKIASLLMGVWMAATGIASLIAGQLAALTESLGYVEIFSIIGAVAIVVGLILLAVSKKLQSMLDARD; translated from the coding sequence ATGGATACACCAGCTACAATCCCACAAGGGAAGAAGCATCCAAAGGGATTGTATCTTCTCTTCTTCACCGAAATGTGGGAAAGATATAGCTACTATGGTATGCGTGCAGTTTTAATGCTTTACTTAACTGCTGCAGCAATAAGCGGCGGATTGGGCATGAATACGCAGCAAGCTGCATTAATTTATGGTTTGTACACAGGAATTATATACTTTACGCCAATTATTGGCGGTTACTTGACTGACAAGTATATCGGCCTACGTACCGCTATCACTATTGGTGGCGTAACAATGGCGATCGGAGATTTCACAATATTCCTATTCAACAATCAGTGGGGATTATATATTGGTATGTTGTTCCTAATAATTGGTAACGGCTTTTTCAAACCGAATATCTCAACACATGTTGGTGAGTTGTATCATCCGATGGATAAACGTAAAGATGCTGCATTTACCATCTTCTACATGGGTATCAACATCGGTGCATTCTTCTCTCCTCTAATTGCAGGATTCCTTGCTGAGGATCTATTCCATACAACTGATGCTGCTGGAATTGAACACTTTGGCTTCAAATGGGCATTCTTGGCATCTTCTATTGGTATGGTTATCGGTCAGTTGATCTTTAGCTTGTTAGGTAAGCGTTATTTAGGTGATATTGGCACAAAACCTGCACGTACTAATATAGCTGCGGGAAGCGTTCCAGCAAAAATGACAGCTGCTGATAAGAAGCGGACAGGTGCAGTACTGATTCTAGCTGTATTCATCATCTTCTTCTGGGCTGGCTTCGAACAAGCTGGTACTTCCTTAACACTATATACGAGAGATTTTATTGATCGAAGTATTGGCGGTTATACGATACCTGTTTCCTGGTTCCAATCTGTGAATCCATTGTTCATTGTCCTCCTTGCACCAATCATATCTGCTATTTGGTTGAAACTTAGTAAATCAAAACGCGGTGATTTGCGCACAACGACGAAAATGTCCATGGGTATGATTCTTTTGGGATTAGGGTTTATGATTTTAGTACCAGCAGTGCTTTATACAGGCAGTGACGAAGGGAATATCGTTCACAGAGCTAATATTCTATTCATCGTCTTCACTTATCTGTTCCATACGTTAGGTGAACTATGTCTGTCACCCGTTGGGCTATCGATGGTAAGTCGAGTAGCACCAGTGAAAATCGCTTCTCTATTGATGGGTGTCTGGATGGCCGCAACTGGTATTGCCAGCCTTATCGCTGGACAGCTTGCTGCATTGACAGAATCACTTGGTTATGTCGAGATCTTCAGTATAATTGGTGCAGTCGCTATCGTAGTAGGTTTGATCCTGCTAGCAGTCTCCAAAAAACTGCAATCCATGTTGGATGCGCGTGACTAA
- the thiT gene encoding energy-coupled thiamine transporter ThiT: protein MQSRSRVLFLVEVAIFAALAFVLDLFSFKAWAQGGSISLQIVPIFLMAFRWGWKGGLTTGLVVGLLQLVTGPYIIHVVQGFMDYPLAFTLVGLAAVTAGSARKAAKENNRTKLVGMLIIGTLIGSIGRFAAHFVGGMVFFGSAAAPGQTVWAYSLIYNGSYLLPSFIASIIVILILVLAQPKLILPKK, encoded by the coding sequence ATGCAATCAAGAAGCAGGGTTTTATTTTTAGTAGAGGTGGCAATATTCGCCGCACTTGCATTCGTATTGGACTTATTTTCATTTAAAGCATGGGCGCAGGGAGGGAGTATCTCCTTGCAGATAGTACCAATTTTCTTAATGGCATTCCGGTGGGGATGGAAAGGCGGACTTACAACAGGATTAGTAGTCGGGCTGCTGCAATTAGTTACCGGTCCTTATATAATACATGTTGTCCAAGGTTTTATGGACTATCCTCTAGCCTTCACTCTAGTTGGGCTGGCAGCTGTCACAGCTGGATCCGCTCGTAAGGCTGCAAAAGAAAATAACCGCACAAAGCTTGTAGGAATGTTGATCATCGGAACATTGATTGGCAGTATAGGTCGGTTTGCAGCACATTTTGTAGGTGGAATGGTCTTCTTCGGATCTGCAGCTGCACCAGGACAAACTGTTTGGGCGTACTCGCTCATATACAATGGCTCTTACCTGCTGCCAAGCTTTATAGCTAGTATTATAGTTATTCTCATTCTCGTTTTGGCTCAGCCAAAACTTATCTTACCGAAAAAATAA
- a CDS encoding general stress protein produces the protein MKPYLKEYTNDEKLQEDIQLLSTKGVNKDNIYVLSHDDDRTKRVSSKVDANTIGLSEMGAKSAVGSMFSKQGDELRAKLKEIGFSQEEAEDFEEDLDEGKIFLIVTETDNVEGLLI, from the coding sequence ATGAAACCATATTTAAAAGAGTACACGAACGATGAAAAGCTGCAAGAAGACATTCAACTTTTAAGCACAAAAGGCGTAAACAAAGATAACATCTATGTATTGTCACATGATGATGACAGAACAAAACGTGTATCCAGTAAAGTGGATGCCAACACGATTGGATTATCCGAGATGGGAGCTAAAAGTGCTGTTGGCAGCATGTTCAGTAAACAAGGCGATGAACTTCGTGCAAAATTGAAAGAAATCGGTTTTTCCCAAGAAGAAGCCGAGGATTTTGAAGAGGATCTTGATGAAGGTAAAATCTTTTTGATTGTAACTGAAACAGATAACGTCGAAGGCTTGCTTATCTAA
- a CDS encoding methyltransferase domain-containing protein gives MVNKTTEVSAAEVLELLEIEGGEKVIVFGAGNGNLVIPIAHKTKDRVTALEKDETLLEELALRAEEETLTNIDRMPSGLDRLLNFPDASFQRGLAAFVLDSLDEPEQAAAEMYRVTIEKGIMIALGYSRDHSADLLADKLKKAGFEVSQGDLNEEVYYVKAYKA, from the coding sequence ATGGTGAATAAGACAACAGAAGTTTCCGCAGCAGAAGTGCTAGAGCTATTGGAAATAGAGGGCGGAGAAAAAGTGATAGTTTTCGGTGCTGGTAATGGTAATTTGGTTATTCCTATTGCTCATAAAACAAAGGATCGCGTTACAGCTCTTGAGAAAGATGAAACTTTATTGGAAGAGTTAGCACTTCGTGCAGAAGAAGAGACACTAACGAATATCGACCGGATGCCGAGTGGATTAGACAGGCTTCTTAATTTCCCCGACGCTTCCTTTCAACGTGGACTTGCAGCATTCGTGCTGGATAGCTTAGATGAACCAGAGCAGGCAGCGGCGGAAATGTACAGAGTGACTATTGAAAAAGGTATTATGATAGCGCTCGGCTACAGTAGAGATCACAGCGCAGATCTGCTTGCAGACAAATTGAAGAAGGCAGGGTTTGAAGTATCTCAAGGGGACTTAAATGAAGAAGTATATTATGTGAAAGCTTATAAAGCATGA